A genomic region of Magnolia sinica isolate HGM2019 chromosome 6, MsV1, whole genome shotgun sequence contains the following coding sequences:
- the LOC131249706 gene encoding glycine-rich cell wall structural protein 2-like produces the protein MNGPSSAVVGSAGTIPAQSGQSPCGATGYGNQGYGYGGYGGNEGYANPSSYGALGGHASSTRNANAGGGGGDQQGAGTGYMGSGYGDANGNSGYMNVGWRGDGYGATQANGPFGGYGGGYGGDQSKQAQQ, from the coding sequence ATGAATGGTCCTAGTTCAGCTGTTGTTGGTAGTGCTGGGACTATTCCTGCACAATCAGGCCAATCTCCATGTGGGGCCACGGGTTATGGGAACCAGGGATATGGTTATGGTGGTTATGGTGGGAACGAGGGGTATGCTAATCCTAGCAGCTATGGTGCTCTAGGGGGGCATGCTTCAAGCACCCGAAATGCTAATGCTGGTGGTGGTGGGGGAGACCAACAAGGGGCAGGTACTGGCTACATGGGCAGTGGCTATGGTGATGCCAATGGGAATTCTGGCTATATGAATGTAGGATGGAGGGGTGATGGCTATGGTGCCACCCAGGCAAATGGCCCCTTTGGTGGTTATGGTGGTGGTTACGGAGGTGATCAGTCCAAGCAGGCTCAACAGTAG